Proteins encoded together in one Mycobacterium sp. MS1601 window:
- a CDS encoding GGDEF domain-containing protein, with amino-acid sequence MVESKATPDDEPVITAPPSACVELALTYLPEIHRRADGLAADFYSTLMSRSESHRYLNNNDVQTRLKTELARWIRHVLSADAFNDVASFEARQQQIGQIHARLRIPIHLVNMAALRLRSQISDIVRARVDQPWQDRYDVMRFLDGWIDGAITAMSRSGIRQIVDRTRLEESYRLFSLDQDMNLERERQRASLLEWSQSTLFATVHSTGEPRVGPLGLAAFGRWVRHRAELMFGSAPQLREIGEAIAHIDGDVVPLLVSQDLAHRVESLHALGTEVERILALLGDMFAGLSELEIGRDALTRTLNRRFLPSILLREIGFAARTSMSLCGLMIDVDNFKEINDEHGHHAGDAALRTLAGILADNVRSTDFVFRYGGEEFFVLLIETELQESIITAEKIRQAVAETDFTLNQTRIDVTVSIGVAAHEGHPDPDELVKRADSAMAQAKRDGRNRVVVN; translated from the coding sequence GTGGTTGAATCCAAGGCGACACCCGACGACGAGCCGGTGATCACCGCGCCGCCCTCGGCGTGTGTCGAACTGGCGTTGACCTACTTACCCGAAATCCACCGCCGTGCCGATGGGCTGGCAGCCGATTTCTACTCCACCCTGATGTCCAGATCCGAGTCGCACAGGTATCTGAACAACAACGACGTTCAAACGCGACTCAAGACGGAGCTGGCCCGGTGGATACGCCACGTCTTGTCAGCTGACGCGTTCAACGACGTGGCGTCCTTCGAGGCACGACAGCAGCAGATTGGACAAATCCACGCTCGACTGCGGATTCCCATCCACCTGGTCAACATGGCCGCACTGAGGCTGCGTTCGCAGATCTCGGACATTGTGCGCGCGCGCGTTGACCAGCCTTGGCAGGACCGCTACGACGTGATGCGTTTTCTCGACGGCTGGATCGACGGAGCAATCACCGCGATGAGCCGCTCCGGCATCCGGCAAATCGTCGACCGCACCAGACTCGAAGAGTCCTACCGGCTGTTCTCCCTGGACCAGGACATGAACCTGGAACGTGAACGCCAACGCGCCAGCCTCTTGGAATGGTCACAGTCGACCCTGTTTGCCACGGTGCACAGCACAGGCGAACCCAGGGTTGGGCCCCTGGGACTCGCCGCCTTCGGGCGTTGGGTTCGCCACCGTGCCGAGCTCATGTTCGGAAGCGCGCCCCAGTTGCGAGAAATCGGTGAGGCGATCGCCCATATCGACGGCGACGTCGTCCCGTTGCTGGTATCACAGGACCTCGCTCACCGGGTCGAGTCACTACATGCCCTCGGCACCGAGGTGGAACGGATTCTGGCCCTGCTCGGCGACATGTTCGCCGGCCTCTCCGAACTCGAGATCGGCCGCGACGCGCTGACCCGCACACTGAACCGGCGATTCCTGCCCTCGATCCTGTTACGCGAGATAGGTTTTGCCGCACGCACTTCCATGAGCCTGTGCGGGTTGATGATCGATGTGGACAATTTCAAGGAGATCAACGACGAACACGGGCATCACGCAGGTGATGCGGCGCTGCGTACCCTCGCAGGAATCCTCGCCGACAATGTCCGCTCCACCGACTTCGTGTTCCGTTACGGCGGGGAGGAATTCTTCGTCCTGCTGATCGAGACCGAGTTGCAGGAAAGCATCATCACAGCGGAGAAGATCAGACAAGCGGTCGCCGAGACCGATTTCACCCTCAACCAAACTCGGATCGATGTCACGGTGTCCATCGGAGTGGCGGCCCACGAGGGCCATCCCGACCCCGACGAGTTGGTCAAACGTGCCGACAGCGCCATGGCACAGGCCAAGCGTGATGGCCGGAACCGCGTGGTGGTGAACTGA
- a CDS encoding histidine phosphatase family protein, with translation MSEVVRLTLVSHGMTDAMSAGRFPTDEPLNALGSRQADATVETGTVDHALCGPEQRALQTAELLGLSPRVEPDLADLDCGRWRGDYLGRVDPAELALWLTDAGVAPHGGESVVNLIARVRRWMAGVSAMRGRVVAVTHPAVIRAAVLVTLDAPPKSFWRIDVAPVSSTVLHFRGHAWTLRNQ, from the coding sequence GTGAGTGAAGTCGTCCGGCTGACACTTGTCTCCCACGGCATGACGGATGCGATGTCAGCCGGGCGATTTCCCACCGATGAACCCCTCAACGCCCTCGGTTCCCGACAGGCCGATGCCACAGTCGAGACTGGGACGGTCGACCACGCGCTGTGCGGACCTGAGCAGCGAGCTCTGCAGACCGCCGAACTGCTCGGCCTTTCACCTCGGGTCGAACCCGACCTCGCGGATCTGGACTGCGGGCGGTGGCGTGGTGACTACCTCGGCCGCGTGGACCCAGCCGAGCTCGCGCTCTGGCTCACCGATGCCGGCGTCGCGCCGCACGGCGGCGAATCAGTGGTGAATCTGATTGCCCGGGTGCGTCGTTGGATGGCCGGGGTGAGCGCCATGCGCGGCCGGGTGGTCGCCGTCACCCACCCGGCTGTCATCCGGGCGGCTGTCCTGGTCACGCTCGACGCGCCGCCGAAATCGTTCTGGCGCATCGATGTCGCGCCGGTGAGCAGTACGGTGCTGCATTTCCGCGGCCATGCCTGGACGCTGCGCAACCAGTGA
- a CDS encoding CbtA family protein: MEKQIIGRGLLAGFVAGVFAFLFARIFVEPQIEQAIGYEDGVGAAHEAIENAAGVAAHSHGEEGGGFTRAVQMNIGMGLGVLLFSLAIAALFAVVFAVTYGRVGDVSARLLSLYIAGGMLVSLYIVPSLKYPASPPALSLDETIQQRTLLYLAMVVLSGALLIAAVALGRSWVPKLGAWNATLAAGAAYVVAVAVVMLILPTIAETPGPLLDDAGVIVYEGFPADVLYEFRLYSLGTQVVIYATIGLVFAALVSKLLDGKRQDALTR; the protein is encoded by the coding sequence ATGGAGAAGCAGATCATCGGTCGCGGTCTCCTCGCGGGCTTCGTGGCCGGTGTTTTCGCGTTCCTGTTCGCGCGGATTTTTGTCGAACCGCAGATCGAGCAGGCCATCGGTTACGAGGACGGTGTCGGTGCCGCCCATGAAGCCATCGAGAATGCGGCCGGAGTCGCTGCCCACAGCCACGGTGAAGAGGGCGGCGGCTTCACCCGCGCCGTCCAGATGAACATCGGCATGGGCTTGGGTGTGCTGCTGTTCAGCCTCGCCATCGCCGCGCTGTTCGCTGTGGTGTTCGCGGTGACCTACGGCCGAGTTGGTGACGTCTCGGCGCGCCTTCTGTCGCTCTACATCGCCGGCGGCATGCTGGTGAGCCTCTACATCGTGCCGTCGCTGAAGTACCCGGCGAGCCCGCCGGCATTGAGTCTCGACGAGACCATCCAGCAGCGGACGCTGCTCTACCTCGCGATGGTGGTCCTCTCGGGGGCGCTGCTGATCGCAGCGGTGGCCCTGGGGCGTAGCTGGGTCCCCAAGCTCGGGGCGTGGAATGCGACACTGGCGGCGGGGGCCGCCTACGTCGTGGCGGTGGCCGTCGTGATGTTGATCCTGCCGACCATCGCCGAGACACCGGGGCCGCTGCTCGACGACGCCGGAGTCATCGTCTACGAGGGTTTCCCGGCCGACGTGCTCTACGAGTTCCGGCTCTACTCTCTTGGTACCCAGGTGGTCATCTACGCCACCATCGGATTGGTGTTCGCCGCCCTGGTGTCCAAGTTGCTGGACGGCAAGCGGCAGGACGCGCTCACTCGGTGA
- a CDS encoding CbtB domain-containing protein yields MTSPEAYNGKAPAIDFSATKAALWLSLTAFLALLVLYFIGMDQGATSVFGSNTDIHEFVHDARHLLGFPCH; encoded by the coding sequence ATGACTTCACCAGAGGCATACAACGGCAAAGCGCCCGCGATCGACTTCTCGGCGACCAAGGCCGCTCTGTGGCTGTCGCTGACGGCTTTCCTGGCTCTGCTGGTGCTCTACTTCATCGGTATGGACCAGGGTGCGACGTCGGTGTTCGGTAGCAACACCGACATCCACGAATTCGTACACGACGCTCGCCACCTCCTCGGCTTCCCCTGCCACTGA
- the clpC1 gene encoding ATP-dependent protease ATP-binding subunit ClpC: MFERFTDRARRVVVLAQEEARMLNHNYIGTEHILLGLIHEGEGVAAKSLESLGISLEGVRSQVEEIIGQGQQAPSGHIPFTPRAKKVLELSLREALQLGHNYIGTEHILLGLIREGEGVAAQVLVKLGAELTRVRQQVIQLLSGYQGKETAEAGTGGRGGETGNPSTSLVLDQFGRNLTAAAMEGKLDPVIGREKEIERVMQVLSRRTKNNPVLIGEPGVGKTAVVEGLAQAIVHGDVPETLKDKQLYTLDLGSLVAGSRYRGDFEERLKKVLKEINTRGDIILFIDELHTLVGAGAAEGAIDAASILKPKLARGELQTIGATTLDEYRKYIEKDAALERRFQPVQVGEPTVEHTILILKGLRDRYEAHHRVSITDGAIAAAATLADRYINDRFLPDKAIDLIDEAGARMRIRRMTAPPDLREFDEKIADARREKESAIDAQDFEKAANLRDREKQLVAQRAEREKQWRSGDLDVVAEVDDEQIAEVLGNWTGIPVFKLTEEETTRLLRMEDELHKRIIGQEDAVKAVSKAIRRTRAGLKDPKRPSGSFIFAGPSGVGKTELSKALANFLFGDDDALIQIDMGEFHDRFTASRLFGAPPGYVGYEEGGQLTEKVRRKPFSVVLFDEIEKAHQEIYNTLLQVLEDGRLTDGQGRTVDFKNTVLIFTSNLGTSDISKAVGLGFTSGGGENNYERMKLKVNDELKKHFRPEFLNRIDDIIVFHQLTQDEIIQMVDLMIGRVSKQLAAKDMTMELTANAKALLAKRGFDPVLGARPLRRTIQREIEDQLSEKILFEEVGPGQLVTVDVENWDGVGAGEDARFTFHGAPKSSAEPDLAATAAE; the protein is encoded by the coding sequence ATGTTCGAGAGATTCACCGACCGTGCCCGTCGGGTCGTCGTCCTGGCTCAAGAAGAAGCCCGGATGCTGAACCACAACTACATCGGTACCGAGCACATCCTGTTGGGACTTATTCACGAGGGTGAGGGCGTAGCAGCCAAGTCGCTCGAGTCGCTGGGCATTTCCCTCGAGGGAGTGCGCAGTCAGGTCGAAGAGATCATCGGCCAAGGTCAGCAGGCGCCGTCCGGTCACATTCCGTTCACCCCCCGAGCCAAGAAGGTGCTCGAGCTGTCGCTGCGTGAGGCGCTGCAGCTTGGTCACAACTACATCGGCACCGAGCACATCCTGCTCGGCCTGATCCGCGAGGGTGAAGGCGTCGCGGCCCAGGTACTGGTCAAGCTGGGCGCCGAGCTGACGCGGGTGCGTCAGCAGGTCATCCAGCTGCTGAGCGGCTACCAGGGCAAGGAGACCGCCGAAGCCGGCACCGGAGGAAGAGGCGGCGAAACGGGCAACCCGTCGACCTCGCTGGTCCTCGACCAGTTCGGCCGCAACCTCACCGCCGCCGCCATGGAAGGCAAGCTCGATCCGGTCATCGGCCGCGAAAAGGAAATCGAGCGCGTCATGCAGGTGCTGAGCCGGCGCACCAAGAACAACCCGGTGCTGATCGGTGAGCCCGGCGTCGGCAAGACCGCCGTCGTGGAGGGCCTGGCCCAGGCGATCGTGCACGGCGACGTGCCCGAGACGCTGAAGGACAAGCAGCTCTACACCCTGGACCTCGGTTCACTGGTCGCGGGCAGCCGTTACCGCGGTGACTTCGAGGAACGCCTGAAGAAGGTGCTCAAGGAGATCAACACCCGCGGCGACATCATCCTGTTCATCGACGAGCTGCACACGCTGGTGGGTGCAGGTGCTGCCGAGGGTGCCATCGACGCGGCCTCGATCCTGAAGCCGAAGCTGGCCCGCGGTGAGCTGCAGACCATCGGCGCCACCACCCTCGACGAGTACCGCAAGTACATCGAGAAGGACGCCGCCCTGGAGCGCCGCTTCCAGCCGGTCCAGGTGGGTGAGCCGACCGTCGAGCACACCATCTTGATCCTCAAGGGGCTGCGCGACAGGTACGAGGCGCATCACCGGGTGTCCATCACCGACGGTGCCATCGCCGCCGCGGCCACCCTGGCCGACCGCTACATCAACGACCGCTTCCTGCCGGACAAGGCGATCGACCTGATCGACGAGGCCGGCGCCCGGATGCGTATCCGCCGGATGACCGCTCCGCCAGACCTGCGTGAGTTCGACGAGAAGATCGCCGACGCGCGCCGGGAGAAGGAGTCTGCGATCGACGCGCAGGACTTCGAGAAGGCGGCGAACCTGCGTGACCGTGAAAAGCAGCTCGTGGCGCAGCGCGCCGAGCGCGAGAAGCAGTGGCGCTCAGGTGATCTCGACGTGGTTGCCGAGGTCGATGACGAGCAGATCGCCGAGGTGCTGGGCAACTGGACCGGTATCCCGGTGTTCAAGCTGACCGAGGAGGAGACCACTCGTCTGCTGCGCATGGAAGACGAGCTGCACAAGCGGATCATCGGCCAGGAGGATGCCGTCAAGGCCGTCTCCAAGGCGATCCGTCGTACCCGTGCAGGTCTGAAGGACCCCAAGCGCCCGTCCGGTTCGTTCATCTTCGCCGGCCCGTCCGGTGTCGGTAAGACCGAGCTGTCCAAGGCGCTGGCCAACTTCCTGTTCGGCGACGACGACGCGCTCATCCAGATCGACATGGGTGAGTTCCACGACCGCTTCACCGCGTCGCGGCTGTTCGGTGCACCTCCCGGGTACGTCGGCTACGAAGAGGGTGGCCAGCTCACCGAGAAGGTGCGCCGCAAGCCGTTCTCGGTGGTGTTGTTCGACGAGATCGAGAAGGCCCACCAGGAGATCTACAACACCCTGTTGCAGGTCCTCGAGGACGGTCGTCTCACCGACGGCCAGGGCCGCACGGTCGACTTTAAGAACACCGTGCTGATCTTCACCTCCAACCTGGGTACCTCGGACATCTCCAAGGCCGTGGGATTGGGCTTCACCTCCGGTGGCGGCGAGAACAACTACGAGCGGATGAAGCTCAAGGTCAACGACGAGCTCAAGAAGCACTTCCGGCCGGAGTTCCTCAACCGTATCGACGACATCATCGTCTTCCACCAGCTGACGCAGGACGAGATCATCCAGATGGTCGACCTGATGATCGGCCGGGTGTCCAAGCAGCTCGCTGCCAAGGACATGACGATGGAGCTGACTGCCAACGCCAAGGCCCTGCTGGCCAAGCGCGGGTTCGACCCGGTGCTGGGGGCGCGGCCGCTGCGTCGCACCATCCAGCGCGAGATCGAGGACCAGCTTTCGGAGAAGATCCTCTTCGAAGAGGTCGGCCCGGGTCAGCTGGTCACCGTCGACGTCGAGAACTGGGACGGCGTGGGTGCGGGCGAGGATGCGCGGTTCACCTTCCACGGTGCGCCGAAGTCCTCGGCAGAGCCCGACCTGGCGGCCACTGCCGCCGAGTAA
- the lsr2 gene encoding histone-like nucleoid-structuring protein Lsr2 yields the protein MAKKVTVTLVDDFDGEGAADETVEFAVDGVTYEIDLSSKNATKLRNALKPWVEASRRVGGRRRGRAAATGKGRAAIDREQSAAIREWARRNGHNVSTRGRIPADVIDAFHAAT from the coding sequence ATGGCGAAAAAAGTAACCGTCACCTTGGTTGATGATTTTGATGGTGAAGGTGCCGCCGACGAAACTGTCGAATTCGCAGTCGACGGTGTGACCTACGAGATCGACCTTTCGAGTAAAAACGCCACGAAACTCCGCAATGCGCTCAAGCCGTGGGTGGAAGCCAGCCGCCGGGTCGGCGGTCGTCGCCGGGGCCGCGCTGCCGCCACGGGTAAAGGCCGCGCCGCCATCGACCGCGAGCAGAGTGCCGCCATTCGGGAATGGGCGCGCCGTAACGGACACAACGTGTCCACTCGCGGGCGCATCCCCGCCGACGTCATCGACGCCTTCCACGCCGCCACCTAG
- the lysS gene encoding lysine--tRNA ligase, with product MNTADDADDLPEQFRIRQAKRERLLEAGVDPYPVEVKRTHTLAQIRAAYPELAADTATGDSVGVAGRVVFARNSGKLCFATLQDGDGTHLQVMISLNGVGQQSLDAWKSDVDLGDIVFVHGEVISSKRGELSVLADSWNLASKALRPLPVAHKEMSEESRVRQRYVDLIVRPQARTVARQRIAVVRAVRSALERRDFLEVETPMLQTLAGGAAARPFITHSNALDSDLYLRIAPELFLKRCVVGGLDRVFELNRNFRNEGADSTHSPEFSMLETYQAYGTYDDSAAVTREVIQEVADEAIGTRQLPLPDGSLYDIDGEWTAISMYPSLSAALGQEVTPNTPVDELWSISASLGLELPRDRGYGHGKLVEELWEHLVGDHLWEPTFVRDFPVETTPLTRQHRSIAGVTEKWDLYVRGFELATGYSELIDPIVQRERFAAQARAAAAGDDEAMVLDEDFLAAMEYAMPPTTGTGMGIDRLLMALTGLSIRETVLFPIVRRHS from the coding sequence ATCAACACCGCCGACGACGCCGACGACCTTCCCGAACAGTTCCGTATCCGCCAGGCCAAGCGGGAACGTCTACTCGAGGCGGGTGTGGACCCGTATCCCGTCGAGGTCAAGCGCACCCACACGCTGGCGCAGATCCGTGCGGCCTATCCCGAGTTGGCCGCCGACACGGCCACCGGAGATTCGGTGGGTGTGGCGGGCCGGGTGGTGTTCGCCCGTAATTCCGGCAAATTGTGTTTCGCCACCCTGCAGGACGGAGACGGCACCCACCTGCAGGTGATGATCAGTCTCAACGGTGTGGGGCAGCAGTCTCTGGACGCCTGGAAAAGCGACGTCGACCTCGGCGACATCGTGTTCGTCCATGGTGAGGTGATCAGTTCCAAGCGTGGTGAACTGTCGGTGCTGGCCGACAGCTGGAATTTGGCGTCCAAGGCGCTGCGACCGCTGCCGGTGGCGCACAAGGAGATGAGCGAAGAGTCGCGGGTGCGGCAGCGCTACGTGGACCTCATCGTCCGGCCTCAGGCCCGCACGGTGGCTCGCCAACGCATCGCCGTGGTGCGGGCGGTGCGCTCGGCCCTGGAACGCCGCGATTTCCTCGAAGTCGAGACCCCGATGCTGCAGACATTGGCAGGCGGAGCCGCGGCGCGTCCGTTCATCACGCACTCCAATGCGCTGGACTCAGATCTGTATCTGCGGATCGCGCCCGAACTGTTCTTGAAGCGCTGCGTCGTCGGCGGCCTGGATCGGGTCTTCGAGCTGAATCGCAACTTCCGAAACGAAGGGGCGGATTCAACACATTCTCCTGAATTCTCGATGCTCGAGACATACCAGGCATATGGAACTTATGACGATTCTGCGGCTGTCACGCGTGAGGTTATTCAGGAAGTCGCCGACGAGGCCATCGGAACCCGGCAACTGCCACTGCCGGATGGCAGCCTCTACGATATCGACGGCGAGTGGACCGCGATTTCGATGTATCCGTCTTTGTCTGCGGCGCTGGGTCAGGAGGTGACTCCAAATACTCCTGTCGACGAACTGTGGTCAATTTCAGCGAGTCTCGGTCTCGAGCTGCCGCGTGATCGCGGGTACGGCCACGGCAAGTTGGTGGAAGAGCTGTGGGAGCACCTGGTCGGTGATCATCTGTGGGAACCCACTTTCGTGCGCGATTTCCCCGTCGAGACCACTCCGCTGACCAGGCAGCATCGCAGTATCGCGGGGGTGACGGAGAAATGGGACCTCTACGTTCGCGGATTCGAATTGGCCACCGGCTATTCGGAGTTGATCGACCCGATAGTGCAGCGGGAGCGCTTCGCCGCGCAGGCTCGAGCCGCCGCGGCGGGCGATGACGAGGCCATGGTGCTCGACGAGGATTTCCTGGCTGCCATGGAATATGCGATGCCACCGACCACGGGAACCGGAATGGGTATAGACCGGTTGTTGATGGCGTTAACCGGGTTGTCAATTCGTGAGACGGTTTTGTTCCCGATTGTGAGGCGACACAGCTAG
- a CDS encoding alanine racemase: protein MTALIDAAAVAALATEPLDRRVKGLPAAWAGRTPAEITAAGADFFAEGPLSPVCVLDAAALTHNLTTMAGWCAEHGVELAPHGKTHMSPQLLARQFDAGATAVTAATISQVRTFRAFGVRSVVLANELVDAAGLRWVAAELDADPGFQLVCWVDSTAGVALMDRELAGMSRQLDVCVEVGAVGGRTGCRSPADVDAVARAVTGSTHLRLVGVAGYEAALGHDVSEPARAVIAEYLTSLRDTVLRLAPLIDTDQILVTAGGSTHFDLVADVLTQWPADMRVRTVLRSGCYLTHDEGLYLRTSPLTRDDHDALRPALSVWAHVLSVPEPGLALAGVGRRDISFDQGMPVPRRPADAAVTKLNDQHAFVQWPDGSAPAVGDWLEFGISHPCTTFDKWPLIPVLDAQRRVVELVRTFF, encoded by the coding sequence ATGACCGCACTGATCGACGCCGCAGCCGTTGCCGCGCTGGCGACCGAACCGCTGGACCGGCGAGTCAAGGGTTTGCCTGCGGCGTGGGCGGGACGCACACCTGCCGAGATCACCGCCGCAGGGGCCGACTTCTTCGCCGAAGGCCCGCTGTCGCCGGTGTGTGTCCTCGACGCGGCGGCACTGACGCACAACCTGACGACGATGGCAGGGTGGTGTGCCGAGCACGGCGTCGAACTGGCCCCGCACGGCAAGACACACATGTCGCCACAGCTGCTGGCCAGGCAGTTCGACGCAGGTGCCACCGCGGTGACCGCCGCCACGATCAGCCAGGTGCGCACCTTCCGCGCGTTCGGTGTCCGGTCGGTGGTGTTGGCCAACGAATTGGTGGACGCCGCCGGATTACGCTGGGTGGCAGCCGAACTCGACGCCGATCCAGGTTTCCAGTTGGTGTGCTGGGTGGATTCGACGGCCGGGGTGGCACTGATGGACCGCGAGTTGGCCGGGATGAGCCGTCAGCTCGACGTCTGCGTCGAGGTCGGCGCGGTAGGCGGCCGGACGGGCTGCCGCAGCCCAGCGGATGTCGACGCGGTGGCACGTGCGGTGACCGGATCGACCCACCTTCGGTTGGTGGGCGTGGCCGGGTACGAGGCGGCGTTGGGGCACGACGTGTCCGAACCCGCGCGTGCCGTCATCGCCGAGTACCTGACAAGCCTGCGTGACACCGTGTTGCGGCTGGCGCCCCTGATCGACACCGATCAGATCCTGGTCACCGCCGGCGGCAGCACCCACTTCGACCTGGTCGCCGACGTGCTGACGCAGTGGCCGGCCGATATGCGGGTACGCACGGTACTGCGCAGCGGCTGCTATCTCACCCACGATGAGGGGCTGTACCTGCGCACGTCACCGCTGACGCGCGACGACCACGACGCCCTGCGACCGGCGTTGAGCGTCTGGGCCCATGTGCTGTCCGTCCCGGAGCCCGGGCTGGCGCTGGCGGGTGTCGGCCGCCGCGACATCTCCTTCGATCAGGGCATGCCGGTGCCGCGCAGGCCGGCCGACGCGGCGGTGACCAAGCTCAACGACCAGCACGCGTTTGTACAGTGGCCCGACGGCTCGGCACCGGCGGTGGGCGACTGGCTGGAATTCGGGATCTCGCACCCATGCACGACTTTTGACAAGTGGCCGCTGATCCCGGTGCTGGATGCGCAGCGCCGGGTGGTGGAACTGGTCCGGACGTTCTTCTGA
- a CDS encoding type III pantothenate kinase, which translates to MLLAIDVRNTHTVVGLVSGSGDHAKVVQHWRIRTEAEVTSDELALTIDGLIGDDSDQLTGVVSLSTVPSVLHEVRVMLDQYWPTVPHVLIEPGIRTGVPLLVDNPKEVGADRIVNCLAAFHKHRRPAIVVDFGSSICVDVVSAKGEFLGGAIAPGIQVSSDAAAARSAALRRVELTRPRSVIGKNTVECMQAGAVFGFAGLVDGLIGRIRSDIDGFGGDDVVVVATGHTAPLLLPDLRTEAVLDRYLTLDGLRLVYERNRDHQRKLRSAT; encoded by the coding sequence GTGCTGCTGGCAATCGACGTCCGCAACACACACACCGTGGTCGGGCTGGTCTCCGGATCAGGAGACCATGCAAAAGTGGTGCAGCACTGGAGGATTCGTACCGAAGCCGAGGTCACCTCCGATGAGCTGGCGCTGACCATCGACGGCCTGATCGGTGACGACTCCGATCAGCTGACCGGCGTGGTGAGCCTGTCCACCGTCCCGTCGGTGCTGCACGAGGTCAGGGTGATGCTCGACCAGTACTGGCCGACCGTCCCCCACGTCCTGATCGAACCCGGTATCCGCACCGGGGTGCCACTGCTGGTGGACAACCCCAAAGAGGTGGGTGCCGACCGGATTGTCAACTGTCTGGCCGCTTTTCACAAACATCGACGCCCTGCCATCGTGGTCGACTTCGGCTCGTCGATCTGTGTGGATGTGGTGTCGGCCAAAGGCGAGTTCCTCGGCGGAGCAATCGCCCCGGGTATCCAAGTGTCCTCCGATGCCGCCGCCGCCAGGTCAGCGGCTCTGCGACGGGTGGAGCTCACCCGACCGCGCTCGGTTATCGGCAAGAACACCGTGGAATGCATGCAGGCCGGGGCCGTTTTCGGTTTCGCCGGACTGGTGGACGGCCTGATCGGCCGGATCCGCAGTGACATCGATGGCTTCGGCGGCGACGACGTGGTGGTGGTCGCCACCGGGCACACCGCGCCGCTGCTGCTGCCGGATCTGCGCACCGAGGCGGTGCTGGACCGCTACCTGACGCTCGACGGGCTGCGGCTGGTGTATGAGCGCAATCGAGACCATCAGCGCAAACTACGCAGCGCGACCTAG
- the panC gene encoding pantoate--beta-alanine ligase: MKSPAFTAGQLNTYTTPAAVSDVSRALRTTGRRVMLVPTMGALHDGHLALVRAAKRVPGAVVVVSIFVNPLQFGPNEDLDAYPRTLDSDLELLRAEDVDIVFTPSASAMYPDGPRTSVHPGPLGAELEGAVRPTHFAGMLTVVLKLLQIIRPDRAFFGEKDYQQLVLIRQMCADLNVDTRIVGVPIVREADGLAMSSRNRYLDAEQREQAGALSAALLAGMYAASGGAVAAIDSARAVLDEVPAIDVDYLEVRGTWLEKNPAPGAGRMLVAGRLGNTRLLDNIAIELGNAAGAQGEYAGAEQHRELPWRN; the protein is encoded by the coding sequence GTGAAATCCCCGGCGTTCACCGCCGGTCAGCTCAACACCTACACCACACCGGCTGCGGTGTCCGATGTCAGCCGGGCCCTGCGGACCACCGGCCGGCGGGTGATGCTGGTGCCCACCATGGGAGCTCTGCACGACGGGCATCTGGCGCTGGTGCGGGCCGCCAAGAGGGTGCCGGGCGCGGTGGTGGTCGTGTCGATCTTCGTCAACCCGTTGCAGTTCGGCCCGAACGAGGATCTCGACGCTTACCCGCGCACCCTCGACTCCGATCTGGAACTGCTGCGCGCCGAGGATGTCGACATCGTCTTCACCCCGAGTGCCTCGGCCATGTATCCCGACGGCCCGCGCACCTCGGTACATCCGGGGCCGCTGGGCGCCGAACTCGAAGGTGCGGTTCGGCCAACACATTTCGCGGGAATGTTGACGGTGGTGCTCAAGCTGCTGCAGATCATCCGGCCGGATCGGGCGTTCTTCGGTGAGAAGGACTACCAGCAGCTGGTGTTGATCAGGCAGATGTGCGCCGACCTCAACGTCGACACCCGCATCGTCGGCGTGCCGATCGTGCGCGAAGCCGACGGTTTGGCCATGTCCTCGCGCAACCGCTACCTCGATGCCGAGCAGCGCGAGCAGGCCGGCGCGTTGTCTGCCGCACTGCTGGCCGGAATGTATGCGGCCTCCGGTGGCGCCGTGGCTGCAATCGATTCCGCGCGGGCGGTGCTCGATGAAGTGCCGGCCATCGACGTGGACTATCTGGAGGTCCGCGGTACCTGGCTGGAGAAGAACCCGGCACCGGGTGCGGGCCGAATGCTGGTCGCGGGGCGGCTCGGCAACACCCGACTTCTCGACAACATCGCGATCGAACTGGGCAACGCCGCCGGCGCGCAGGGCGAGTACGCCGGCGCCGAGCAGCACCGCGAACTGCCCTGGAGAAACTGA